The Clostridium sp. DL-VIII DNA window AATATCTCTATCAATATCTTGTGTATATCTTCTTCTTTCATACTTGCACTTATATCTATCGCAACAATAAGTTCTATTTGAGATTCAGGCAGCCTTCCTCTTAACTCTAATCTTTCAGGCTGTCTTCTATTTCTTCTCGTTATTGTTTTCTTATATCCTGATTTTACACTTGGCAGAATATTTTTAAGAACACTCTGCCATGGTATTTCAGCCTTTTCCTTATACGCTAAAATTATGTTTTCTAATCCCTTAGGTGTATTTTTAACATAAGCGCTTACTGCCGTCTTCTTAGTTAGATTTCTAATATCTTCATCGCTTATCTGTATTTGATCCCATAAATCATGTGCTTTTGACATATCAATATCATATTTTGAATTATCATCATTATTTATTTTACTTTCTTTCACTCTTGATTTAATAGCTTTATATATTTCTTCTGCATATTCCTCAATGCTTCTATTTTCTTCAAGTGAAAGATTATGTTCCATATTAATGCCATTAAGCTTTCTACTATACCCTGGCAGATCTTTTATGTATTGATTAATTGAAATATCTAATGCAATGCTAATTGCCTCTTTGCTAAACCTATTTTTCAATTTTCTTTCTCTCTCAAAGTGTGAATTCATTATATGATATATTTCATGTTTAAATAATGCAGCCATTTCTTTTTTGCTACAATTTAAAAATAAAAATGGATTGAAATTCATATTAAAACCATCTCTATTTGGAATAGTAGCTATTGGAACTGTCAAGTCTACATTTATATTTCTTCTTACTCTAAGCATAAATTGTCCAAAAAAAGCATCTTGGGTTTGTAATAGGTATAAAATAACATCTTCAATTAATTCAAAGAAACTTCTTTTAAAATTATCGTTAGAATAAATTTTTTCTTCTAAAGCATATGCTTCTTTTAAAAGCCACTGTCTTTTTTCTTCAAAATCCATACTTAGCCTCCTTATTTAAATATATCAAAAAATGCATCTATAAATGCTTCACTATCCAGTAGCTTTTCATATATTCCACCACTATAATCCCTCTTTATTTCTTTCATTATTCCTAGCCTTAAATCTCTAGGATATAAATTCAATATCTCGGAAAATAGCCTTAAGTTTTTTTCTAAAGAATAATTTTCTAAGAACTTTAATGAATTTTTAGCTAATATATAAAGCCTTGAATGATTTTCTTTCTTAACAGCCTCTCTTAATTCCATACTTAAAATTTCATTGCTAAATATATCCTCTACTTTTATCAATGTCTTCTTTAAGTTTATTATAAAACTTCCAAAATCATTTCCTATATTCACTCCAACATTTCCCTTTACAACATTTAAAAATATATCTAGAGAATACTTTTCTTTATTTTTTAAGTAAACATTATATGCTTTAGATATCCTTTCCCAGCTTCTTGGAGTAGCTTTTATTGTTTCCTCAGAATCTGGTGTATGCAAATATTCAGGAAAAGTAGATAAAAATTCTATAATATGTTCATTGATATTTCCTTCTTTGCTCATTCCCCAGTTGATCCATTCTTTAACATCTGAATCAAGCCTTACCCATACAAATCTATCCTCTTGAGCTGGATCCATATCCACAACATCATAGTTACTGTTATAATAACCATCATTTTTATTTGATGGATTCATTGCAGCTATCACTTTTACTTTATCATCTAATACATATCCATTAATTTCTCTATTTAAAATCAAATTCATAAGTTCCTGAGCTACAGCATGATCGCATCTATTTAGTTCGTCTATGAATAGAATAACACTTTCATGTTTATCTTCCTTTATGGCTTTTTCTATTTCAATTAATTTACTATGTGTTGCATATGTTGTAACTTTATTTTCAACTATTGGTAATCCACCAATCTCCCCTTCCTTTAACAAATTAGCATCTATTGTTACCAAATAGTATTCATTGTCTTTTGCAATATGCTTAACTAGCGAAGTTTTTCCAACTCCGCTTTCCCCTATGATTAAAGGTACATCATTTGATGCAATTATTAAATCTACAGTATTTAAACATTCCGAATAATTCAAAACTCTCACCTCTTTATCTCAAAATGACTCTTACAATGCTAATTTATAATCTATTAATAGCTTTTTAGCATTTTTACTTCCAAACTCTTTAACAAATCCGATTTTATCCATCTCTAGAATCTCTAATTCTAAAAAATCTTCAATATATTTCTTTTCAACATTTTCATCTTCAATTTTTTCTTTAAGAACTTCAATCACTAAATTTACATCGATACTCTCATAAATATACTTAACTACATTTATATTTTCATGAATGAATAACTTTATATCATCTGAATCATAATTAGCTATATAATTTATAGCCTCTCCATTTAGTGATATAGCTTTTATTTTAGCATTTTTAGTAGGATTTTTTATGAATCTAATTGCAACATAATAATTCTCTATAGCTGCAAGTTGAATTTTTTCTGAAGGATTATCTATATACTTAATTGCATCATAATCTTTACTTACAGCTAAAAGCTGTAACTCTTCGCTAGGATTTTCTACATATTGAATCGCCCAGCCTTTTGTTTTAATAGCTTCTTCAATTATCTTATCACTTGGATCATTAATGTACTCCAAAGAATTCCATAGACTTTTAACGCACATTATCCCAACTTCTTCATCTACATTTTCAATATATTTTATACTTAAAGGAGCATTCATAATGGCTTGTTTTTGGACTTCCTTACTAGGACTCTTTATATATTTAATATTATTACCATTATTTTCAACTATAAATAGCATTAAATCTTCATCTATATCCGATAATTCTTGAACATACTCTGGATTACTCTTTAACTTTAATAATAATTGTTCTC harbors:
- a CDS encoding AAA family ATPase, whose product is MNYSECLNTVDLIIASNDVPLIIGESGVGKTSLVKHIAKDNEYYLVTIDANLLKEGEIGGLPIVENKVTTYATHSKLIEIEKAIKEDKHESVILFIDELNRCDHAVAQELMNLILNREINGYVLDDKVKVIAAMNPSNKNDGYYNSNYDVVDMDPAQEDRFVWVRLDSDVKEWINWGMSKEGNINEHIIEFLSTFPEYLHTPDSEETIKATPRSWERISKAYNVYLKNKEKYSLDIFLNVVKGNVGVNIGNDFGSFIINLKKTLIKVEDIFSNEILSMELREAVKKENHSRLYILAKNSLKFLENYSLEKNLRLFSEILNLYPRDLRLGIMKEIKRDYSGGIYEKLLDSEAFIDAFFDIFK
- a CDS encoding VWA-like domain-containing protein — translated: MDFEEKRQWLLKEAYALEEKIYSNDNFKRSFFELIEDVILYLLQTQDAFFGQFMLRVRRNINVDLTVPIATIPNRDGFNMNFNPFLFLNCSKKEMAALFKHEIYHIMNSHFERERKLKNRFSKEAISIALDISINQYIKDLPGYSRKLNGINMEHNLSLEENRSIEEYAEEIYKAIKSRVKESKINNDDNSKYDIDMSKAHDLWDQIQISDEDIRNLTKKTAVSAYVKNTPKGLENIILAYKEKAEIPWQSVLKNILPSVKSGYKKTITRRNRRQPERLELRGRLPESQIELIVAIDISASMKEEDIHKILIEILSITSNTKNKVTIIECDNEIRNVYIIKNEKDIQKRSKDNGSTEFTPVFKYIIDNNLKNSVLVYFTDGVGEKELRVKPVNKKIIWVISGNEELSLKNPYGEIKRINTERKEVIEAGIGLKMVNEAIHDWAR